In Sedimenticola thiotaurini, the following proteins share a genomic window:
- a CDS encoding Re/Si-specific NAD(P)(+) transhydrogenase subunit alpha, with product MKIGVPKEIRQGETRVASTPDVVKKLVAKGFSVLLERGAGSGAHFTDAEYEQAGATLVDRATALAADIVLKVRKPDLEEIAMMSEGSVLVGFMETCEQDETLRALFDKNIRPIALERVPRISRAQSMDALSSQSNIAGYRAVIEAATRFGRFFPLMMTSAGSAKPARVVVLGVGVAGLQAIATARRLGADVYAYDIRPETREQILSLGAKPIDLDIGESGSGEGGYAKELSDEAKAKQQQLLADELSKAHILITTALIPCRPAPVLVTEEVVKRLREGSVIVDLAAESGGNCPLTEKDQVVNKDGVILVGHTNYPAMMPSDASAFYAKNIANLLDIMVSVEEGKPVLNDFEQDEITQAALVRPETGS from the coding sequence ATGAAAATAGGGGTTCCAAAAGAGATACGGCAGGGGGAGACAAGGGTCGCTTCCACACCTGATGTGGTCAAGAAGCTGGTCGCCAAGGGGTTCTCTGTACTGCTGGAACGGGGGGCCGGTAGCGGCGCCCATTTTACGGATGCCGAGTATGAGCAGGCCGGAGCCACCCTGGTGGACCGGGCCACTGCCCTGGCGGCGGACATTGTGCTGAAAGTGCGTAAACCAGACCTGGAAGAGATCGCCATGATGTCTGAAGGTTCGGTGCTGGTCGGTTTTATGGAGACTTGCGAACAGGATGAGACGCTGCGTGCCCTGTTCGACAAGAACATTCGACCCATAGCGCTGGAGCGGGTGCCACGTATTTCCCGTGCCCAGTCCATGGACGCACTCTCCTCCCAGAGCAATATTGCCGGTTATCGTGCGGTCATTGAGGCGGCTACCCGCTTCGGGCGCTTCTTTCCGCTGATGATGACCTCGGCCGGTTCAGCCAAGCCGGCCCGGGTGGTGGTGCTGGGTGTGGGGGTTGCCGGTCTGCAGGCTATCGCCACGGCGCGCCGCCTGGGTGCGGATGTATACGCCTATGATATCCGGCCGGAGACCCGGGAGCAGATACTCTCACTGGGTGCCAAACCGATCGACCTGGATATCGGTGAGAGCGGTTCAGGCGAGGGGGGTTACGCCAAAGAGCTGTCAGATGAAGCCAAGGCGAAACAGCAGCAGTTGCTGGCGGATGAGCTGAGCAAGGCCCATATCCTGATTACCACCGCACTGATCCCCTGCCGTCCGGCACCTGTTCTGGTCACCGAAGAGGTGGTCAAGCGGCTGCGTGAAGGTTCGGTAATTGTGGACCTGGCGGCGGAGAGCGGCGGCAACTGTCCCCTGACGGAAAAAGACCAGGTGGTCAACAAGGATGGCGTGATTCTGGTGGGACACACCAACTATCCCGCCATGATGCCGTCGGATGCCAGCGCCTTCTACGCCAAGAATATCGCCAACCTGCTGGATATTATGGTCAGTGTGGAGGAGGGCAAACCGGTGCTGAATGATTTCGAACAGGATGAGATCACCCAGGCGGCACTGGTCAGGCCCGAGACCGGGAGCTGA
- a CDS encoding proton-translocating transhydrogenase family protein yields MPDTLVALYVFVLACFIGYYVIWGVTPSLHTPLVSLTNAISGIIIVGALLVTGLEEASVAAEIMGFFAVLLASINVFGGFLVTNRMLAMFKKKK; encoded by the coding sequence ATGCCTGATACATTGGTAGCACTCTACGTTTTTGTGCTTGCTTGTTTTATTGGTTATTACGTGATCTGGGGTGTCACCCCGTCACTGCATACGCCGCTGGTATCGCTGACCAACGCCATTTCGGGAATCATCATCGTCGGTGCGCTTTTGGTGACCGGGCTTGAGGAGGCGAGTGTGGCTGCGGAGATCATGGGTTTCTTCGCGGTGCTGCTGGCCTCGATCAATGTGTTTGGTGGCTTTCTGGTGACCAACCGCATGCTCGCCATGTTTAAAAAGAAGAAGTAG
- a CDS encoding alpha/beta hydrolase: MNIIELETGDTVDAAIIWLHGLGASGEDFIPLVPELRLPDSAGIRFLFPNAPQLPVTVNGGYVMPAWYDILEMDIDRRIDQVQLLASARAVAELIDEQVEQGIDSRRIMVAGFSQGGAVSYQVALTYPRPLAGLIGMSTYFATADTITPHRANGTLAIQLHHGSEDPVVPEMLGQKARDQLVALGYQPEYLTYPMEHTLCMEEVANIARFVRQRLSL, encoded by the coding sequence ATGAATATTATCGAGTTGGAAACCGGCGATACCGTTGATGCAGCGATTATCTGGCTGCACGGACTGGGTGCCAGCGGGGAGGATTTTATCCCGTTGGTGCCGGAACTGCGGCTTCCGGACAGCGCCGGGATACGCTTCCTGTTTCCCAATGCCCCGCAACTGCCGGTGACAGTAAACGGTGGTTATGTCATGCCGGCCTGGTATGACATCCTGGAGATGGATATCGATCGCCGGATCGATCAGGTTCAGTTGCTGGCATCCGCCAGGGCGGTAGCGGAACTGATCGATGAACAGGTGGAGCAGGGCATCGACTCCCGGCGGATTATGGTAGCGGGCTTCTCACAGGGCGGAGCGGTCAGCTACCAGGTGGCCCTGACCTATCCCCGGCCGCTGGCCGGTCTCATCGGCATGTCCACCTATTTTGCCACTGCCGACACCATTACTCCCCATCGCGCCAACGGGACGCTTGCCATTCAGCTGCATCACGGCAGCGAGGATCCGGTGGTGCCGGAAATGCTCGGTCAAAAAGCGCGGGACCAACTGGTCGCCCTGGGTTATCAGCCGGAGTATCTCACCTATCCCATGGAGCACACCCTCTGTATGGAAGAGGTCGCCAACATCGCCCGCTTTGTCCGGCAGCGACTCTCGCTCTAG